The proteins below come from a single Drosophila kikkawai strain 14028-0561.14 chromosome 3R, DkikHiC1v2, whole genome shotgun sequence genomic window:
- the Rpt6R gene encoding 26S proteasome regulatory subunit 8, whose amino-acid sequence MNIDVGLTGGDGDAGAGFNSYFTQKISELQYIVSERQKNLLRLQAQRNELNSKVRSLREELMLLQEQGSYIGEVVKPMDKNKVLVKVHPEGKYVVDVDKNINMKDVTPSSRVALRNESYTIHKILPNKVDPLVSLMLVEKVPDSTYEMVGGLDKQIQEIKEVIELPVKHPELFDALGIAQPKGVLLYGPPGTGKTLLARAVAHHTECTFIRVSGSELVQKFIGEGSRLVRELFVMAREHAPSIIFMDEIDSIGSSRMETGTGDSEVQRTMLELLNQLDGFEATKNIKVIMATNRIDVLDKALLRPGRIDRKIEFPPPNDEARLDILHIHSRKMNLTRGIDMRKIAELMPGASGAEVKGVCTEAGMYALRERRVHVTQEDFEMAVSKVMMKDSEKNMSMKKFWK is encoded by the exons ATGAATATTGATGTGGGACTAACTGGCGGTGATGGAGATGCCGGTGCTGGATTCAATTCCTACTTTACACAGAAAATTTCTGAACTGCAGTATATAGTGTCGGAGCGCCAGAAGAATCTGCTCCGCCTGCAGGCTCAAAGAAATGAACTCAACTCCAAGG TTCGCTCCCTTCGTGAGGAACTGATGCTACTCCAAGAGCAGGGCAGCTACATTGGCGAGGTTGTGAAGCCCATGGACAAGAACAAAGTCCTGGTAAAGGTGCATCCCGAGGGAAAGTATGTGGTAGATGTGGACAAGAACATCAACATGAAGGACGTGACCCCCAGCAGTCGGGTGGCTCTCAGGAATGAGAGCTACACTATCCACAAAATCCTGCCCAACAAGGTGGATCCTCTAGTTTCCCTGATGCTGGTGGAAAAGGTTCCCGATTCCACCTACGAAATGGTGGGAGGCCTGGACAAACAGATCCAGGAGATCAAGGAGGTAATCGAGCTGCCGGTGAAGCACCCGGAACTGTTCGATGCCTTGGGCATAGCCCAGCCAAAGGGAGTGCTCCTTTACGGACCTCCTGGCACTGGGAAAACCCTCCTGGCCCGTGCCGTGGCTCATCATACTGAGTGCACTTTCATTCGGGTCTCGGGATCTGAGTTGGTGCAGAAATTCATTGGCGAGGGATCGCGTTTGGTAAGGGAGCTATTCGTGATGGCCAGGGAACATGCTCCCTCAATAATATTTATGGATGAGATCGATTCCATTGGTTCATCCCGCATGGAAACAGGAACCGGTGACTCTGAAGTGCAGCGCACCATGCTGGAGCTCCTTAACCAGCTTGATGGCTTTGAGGCCACCAAGAACATCAAGGTTATTATGGCCACCAATCGCATCGATGTCTTGGACAAGGCTCTGCTGCGTCCGGGTCGCATAGATCGCAAGATTGAGTTTCCACCACCAAACGATGAGGCGAGATTGGACATTCTACACATTCACTCGCGAAAAATGAACCTCACCCGGGGCATAGATATGCGCAAGATAGCCGAACTGATGCCGGGAGCATCTGGAGCTGAGGTCAAAGGGGTCTGCACTGAGGCAGGGATGTATGCTCTGAGGGAACGACGCGTTCATGTCACCCAAGAGGACTTTGAGATGGCCGTTTCCAAGGTGATGATGAAGGACTCTGAGAAGAATATGTCCATGAAGAAATTTTGGAAGTAA
- the LOC108073751 gene encoding sodium-independent sulfate anion transporter, with the protein MHQRVDNGHTNSAFNGGSEVSLDIPTNTLYHTSRDCIVQEEQGPKESCLEGTQSCCSNLWSNIFRKKTLYKRFPILVWLPQYKKDYIFGDIVAGISVALTVIPQALAYAGIAGLDLQYGLYACFLGCFIYIFIGSSKDVPIGPTAISALLSFQIAGGSWQMATLLTFLTGLIEILMGVFRLGFLIDFVSGPVGAGFTSAVSLIIFSSQMKDFLGIKTSGNTFLQVWISIVNDIHNISWPDFILGLICITLLLSLRALASCSLGPKEGKTTSQKLLTGIFWTVGTARNALLVCGTAGLGYWLSMSGKENLVRTVGFVPKGMPSFQPPPFHMDAVVNETTGEILQNAQSFWDMVSTLGSGLIVVPLIALLETMAVVQAFADGKPTDATQELIASGVCNVANSFVQGLRSNGGVARGAILNASGVRTQLSNLYTSVIVIIALLYLTPCFYYIPKAALASIIIAAVIFMVQYRVIKPMWHSKKTDLIPGLGAFFACLVLPLQLGILVGIGINVVFILYQAARPKLRIETLATTTGLKYLMLTPDRCLIFPSMEFVRKVINKQGQKSTLPVVIDCTHIYGADFTAAKVISTMVMDFEQRQQPLFFYNLQPRVAQVFEGLNKDLVVIYDIHTLHAKLAEKSTI; encoded by the exons ATGCATCAACGCGTGGACAATGGCCACACAAACAGTGCCTTCAATGGCGGCTCCGAGGTGTCCTTGGACATACCCACCAACACGCTGTATCACACCTCGCGGGACTGCATCGTCCAGGAGGAGCAGGGGCCCAAGGAGAGCTGTCTGGAGGGCACCCAGAGCTGCTGCTCGAATCTCTGGTCCAATATCTTCCGCAAGAAGACGCTTTACAAGCGATTCCCCATTTTGGTGTGGCTGCCGCAGTACAAAAAGGATTATATATTCGGGGATATAGTGGCGGGCATATCGGTGGCCTTGACTGTGATTCCCCAGGCCTTGGCCTACGCCGGCATAGCGGGCTTGGATCTTCAATATGGCCTGTACGCCTGTTTCCTGGGCTGCTTCATTTACATCTTTATTGGATCCAGCAAGGATGTGCCTATTGGACCCACGGCCATATCGGCTTTGTTGTCCTTTCAAATCGCCGGAGGCAGCTGGCAAATGGCCACTTTACTCACATTCCTAACAGGACTCATTGAGATCCTGATGGGTGTCTTCCGGCTAGGATTCCTCATAGATTTCGTCTCGGGTCCCGTGGGAGCAGGCTTCACTAGTGCCGTGTCCTTGATCATCTTCAGTTCCCAGATGAAGGACTTTCTGGGCATCAAGACGAGTGGAAATACCTTCCTGCAGGTGTGGATTAGCATCGTTAATGATATACACAACATCAGCTGGCCGGACTTTATCCTGGGCCTCATCTGCATCACTCTGCTCCTGAGCCTGCGAGCCCTGGCCAGCTGCAGTCTGGGTCCCAAGGAGGGAAAGACCACATCCCAGAAACTGCTAACTGGAATTTTCTGGACAGTTGGAACTGCAAGGAATGCCCTCCTGGTTTGTGGCACCGCTGGCCTGGGCTACTGGCTATCTATGAGCGGCAAGGAGAATCTGGTCAGGACTGTGGGCTTTGTGCCCAAGGGAATGCCCTCCTTTCAGCCACCACCCTTCCACATGGATGCTGTGGTCAATGAGACCACCGGAGAGATCCTGCAGAATGCCCAGAGCTTCTGGGATATGGTCAGCACCTTGGGTTCGGGCCTCATTGTGGTGCCGCTGATTGCTCTCCTGGAAACCATGGCCGTGGTTCAAGCTTTTG CTGACGGCAAACCCACGGACGCCACTCAGGAGCTTATAGCCTCAGGAGTCTGCAATGTGGCCAACTCCTTTGTCCAGGGTCTGCGGAGCAATGGAGGCGTGGCCAGGGGCGCCATCCTCAATGCCAGTGGTGTGAGGACACAGCTCTCCAATCTGTACACCAGCGTGATCGTGATCATTGCCCTGCTCTACCTTACGCCCTGCTTCTACTACATTCCCAAGGCGGCACTGGCCTCTATTATCATAGCGGCGGTGATCTTTATGGTCCAGTATCGAGTGATCAAGCCCATGTGGCACAGCAAAA AAACCGATCTCATTCCCGGCCTGGGCGCCTTCTTTGCCTGTTTGGTTTTGCCCCTGCAACTGGGCATCCTGGTGGGCATTGGCATCAATGTGGTCTTTATTCTCTATCAGGCTGCGAGGCCCAAGCTGCGCATTGAAACGCTGGCG ACCACCACAGGCCTGAAGTACCTGATGCTCACTCCCGATCGCTGCCTTATCTTCCCCTCAATGGAGTTTGTGCGCAAGGTGATCAACAAGCAGGGTCAAAAGTCCACTCTGCCCGTCGTCATCGACTGCACTCACATATATGGAGCGGACTTCACCGCCGCCAAGGTAATCTCCACCATGGTCATGGACTTTGAGCAGCGTCAGCAGCCGCTATTCTTCTACAACCTGCAGCCGCGTGTGGCGCAGGTCTTTGAGGGATTGAACAAGGATCTGGTAGTGATCTATGACATCCACACGCTGCACGCCAAGCTGGCGGAGAAGTCGACGATCTGA